One Thermus tengchongensis genomic window carries:
- the mog gene encoding molybdopterin adenylyltransferase, translated as MRTKVGVVTVSDRASQGVYPDRSGPEAMAFVGERWPEAEILYRLVPDEEEAIQEAVLALLGEGCRLLLLTGGTGPAPRDRTPEAVLPLLDKVFPGFGEAMRLASLRETPTAILSRALAGSRGEALVLLLPGNPRAVRTCLEAVWEAVATALRLLGG; from the coding sequence ATGAGGACCAAGGTGGGGGTGGTCACCGTCTCCGACCGGGCGAGCCAGGGGGTCTACCCCGACCGCTCCGGGCCCGAGGCCATGGCCTTCGTGGGGGAGCGCTGGCCCGAGGCCGAGATCCTCTACCGCCTGGTCCCCGACGAGGAGGAGGCCATCCAGGAGGCGGTCCTGGCCCTTCTGGGGGAGGGGTGCCGCCTCCTCCTCCTCACCGGGGGTACCGGCCCCGCCCCCCGGGACCGGACCCCGGAGGCGGTTCTGCCCCTTTTGGACAAGGTCTTCCCCGGCTTCGGCGAGGCCATGCGCCTGGCCTCCCTGCGGGAAACCCCCACGGCCATCCTCTCCCGGGCCCTGGCGGGAAGCCGGGGGGAGGCTTTGGTCCTCCTCCTCCCCGGAAACCCCCGGGCGGTCCGCACCTGCCTCGAGGCGGTGTGGGAGGCGGTGGCCACGGCCTTGCGGCTCCTTGGGGGATGA
- a CDS encoding TroA family protein produces the protein MRVASLVPSGTLLLRALGVEPVGVSHACPNPLGVPVLTESLIPKGLAQEEIDRRVRAAYAQGLSLYRVRREALEALGPDLLITQGVCEVCAATPKEVAGALRFLPQAPKVLELRGTRLLDLFADLKALGEATGREGAAEALARTLRARLEGLPSPPPRPPTVAFLEWLDPPFLGGHWVPEMVERAGGRYLGPGPGEASLRTTPGGLPEAEVVFLAFCGYGLEEAREAVAAHLARGGWLGAYLRGRRAYLLDAGPFQALTHRVVEGVEILARLLRGEAAQGALPLA, from the coding sequence ATGCGGGTGGCCAGCCTGGTCCCCTCGGGGACCCTGCTCCTGCGGGCCCTGGGAGTGGAGCCCGTGGGGGTGAGCCACGCCTGCCCCAACCCCCTGGGGGTCCCCGTCCTCACGGAAAGCCTCATCCCCAAGGGGCTCGCCCAGGAGGAGATCGACCGCAGGGTGCGGGCGGCCTACGCCCAGGGGCTTTCCCTCTACCGGGTGCGGCGGGAGGCGCTGGAGGCCCTAGGGCCTGACCTCTTGATCACCCAGGGGGTGTGCGAGGTCTGCGCCGCCACCCCCAAGGAGGTGGCGGGGGCCCTGCGCTTCCTCCCCCAGGCCCCCAAGGTGTTGGAACTCCGGGGCACCCGCCTCCTGGACCTCTTCGCCGACCTGAAGGCCCTGGGGGAGGCCACAGGCCGGGAAGGGGCGGCGGAGGCCCTGGCCCGAACCCTTCGGGCCCGCCTCGAGGGCCTCCCTTCCCCACCCCCGAGGCCCCCCACGGTGGCCTTTCTGGAGTGGCTGGACCCCCCTTTCCTTGGGGGGCACTGGGTGCCGGAGATGGTGGAGCGGGCAGGGGGCAGGTACCTGGGGCCAGGGCCCGGGGAGGCCAGCCTGCGGACGACCCCAGGGGGGCTTCCGGAGGCGGAGGTGGTCTTCCTGGCCTTCTGCGGCTACGGCCTGGAGGAGGCCCGGGAGGCGGTGGCGGCGCACCTGGCCCGGGGCGGGTGGCTGGGGGCCTACCTGCGGGGGCGCCGGGCCTACCTCCTGGACGCCGGGCCCTTCCAGGCCCTCACCCACCGGGTGGTGGAGGGGGTGGAGATCCTGGCCCGGCTCCTAAGGGGGGAGGCCGCCCAAGGCGCCCTTCCCCTGGCCTGA
- a CDS encoding ribonucleoside-diphosphate reductase subunit alpha, with amino-acid sequence MTKTKREYRPWYWANEWTRLYMSRGYLLPGVTIEERVKQIADRAEALTRIEGFSRKFQEYMARGWYSLATPIWANYGLRRGLPISCYGTYVEDDTASILQAVAEIGMMSKQGGGTSVYLGELRPRGAPIRDNGESNGSYAFASLFDRVIEVFNQGSTRRGQCAAYLPIEHPDFGEWLRIQREGSEIQSLFWGVSVGDAWLEAMIAGDREKRERWAQVLKSRAEVGIPYLFFRDNANRQAPEIFKKLGKTIHASNLCTEIMLPSDPEESFVCCLSSLNLLHFDEWKDTDAVETLTLFLDSVLDDFIEKAQGIPYLERAVRFARRYRAIGIGVLGWHSYLQSKMIPLESAEALFLNNLIFKTIRERAEEASRWLRARHPEDELAGLMERRNATLLAVAPTKSSAFILGQVSPSIEPYTSNYYLKDLQKARIPFKNPFLEKLLRQKGKDEERVWRSILERNGSVQHLDFLTDEEKDVFKTFAEVSQKTLVNLAAGRQRHIDQGQSLNLVIHPEAPPKDVNELYLHAWRSGLKALYYQFSTSAAQAYSRDLLLSCRACES; translated from the coding sequence ATGACCAAGACCAAGCGGGAATACCGGCCCTGGTACTGGGCCAACGAGTGGACCCGGCTGTACATGAGCCGGGGGTACCTCCTCCCTGGGGTAACGATCGAAGAAAGGGTGAAGCAGATCGCCGACCGGGCGGAGGCCCTGACCCGCATAGAGGGCTTCTCCCGTAAGTTTCAGGAGTACATGGCCCGGGGCTGGTACTCCCTGGCCACCCCCATCTGGGCCAACTACGGCCTCCGGCGGGGCCTGCCCATCTCCTGCTACGGCACCTACGTGGAGGACGACACCGCCTCCATCCTCCAGGCGGTGGCCGAGATCGGCATGATGAGCAAGCAGGGCGGGGGCACCTCGGTTTACCTGGGCGAGCTCCGCCCCCGGGGAGCCCCCATCCGGGACAACGGGGAGAGCAACGGCTCCTATGCCTTCGCCTCCCTCTTCGACCGGGTGATCGAGGTCTTCAACCAGGGCTCCACCCGCCGCGGCCAGTGCGCCGCCTACCTCCCCATAGAGCACCCCGACTTCGGGGAGTGGCTCAGGATCCAGCGGGAGGGCAGCGAGATCCAATCCCTCTTCTGGGGGGTCTCCGTGGGGGACGCCTGGCTGGAGGCCATGATCGCCGGGGACCGGGAGAAGCGGGAAAGGTGGGCCCAGGTCCTCAAGAGCCGGGCGGAGGTGGGGATTCCCTACCTCTTCTTCCGGGACAACGCCAACCGCCAGGCCCCCGAGATCTTCAAAAAGCTGGGCAAGACCATCCACGCCAGCAACCTCTGCACCGAGATCATGCTCCCCTCGGACCCCGAGGAGAGCTTTGTCTGCTGCCTTTCCTCCCTGAACCTCCTCCACTTCGACGAGTGGAAGGACACGGATGCCGTGGAAACCCTCACCCTCTTCCTGGACTCGGTGCTGGACGACTTCATCGAGAAGGCGCAGGGCATCCCCTACCTGGAGCGGGCGGTGCGCTTCGCCCGGCGCTACCGGGCCATCGGCATCGGCGTCCTGGGCTGGCACAGCTACCTGCAGTCCAAGATGATCCCCCTGGAAAGCGCGGAGGCCCTTTTCCTCAACAACCTCATCTTCAAGACCATCCGGGAACGGGCGGAGGAGGCCAGCCGCTGGCTCCGGGCGCGCCACCCCGAGGACGAGCTGGCCGGGCTTATGGAGCGGCGGAACGCCACCCTCTTGGCCGTGGCCCCCACCAAGTCCAGCGCCTTCATCCTGGGCCAGGTCTCCCCCTCCATCGAGCCCTACACCAGCAACTACTACCTCAAGGACCTGCAGAAGGCCCGCATTCCCTTCAAGAACCCCTTCCTGGAGAAGCTGTTGCGGCAGAAGGGGAAGGACGAGGAGAGGGTGTGGCGGAGCATCCTGGAGAGGAACGGCTCCGTGCAACACCTGGACTTCCTCACGGACGAGGAAAAGGACGTCTTCAAGACCTTCGCCGAGGTCTCGCAGAAGACCCTGGTGAACCTGGCCGCTGGGCGGCAGCGGCACATCGACCAGGGGCAGTCCCTGAACCTGGTGATCCACCCCGAGGCCCCGCCCAAGGACGTGAACGAGCTCTACCTGCACGCCTGGCGGAGCGGCCTCAAGGCCCTTTACTACCAGTTCAGCACCAGCGCCGCCCAGGCCTACAGCCGGGACCTCCTTCTCTCCTGCCGGGCCTGCGAGAGCTAA